A single window of Priestia filamentosa DNA harbors:
- a CDS encoding ABC transporter ATP-binding protein yields MITLNEISKVYANSQKRAVNTVSATIEKGEFFVLVGPSGCGKSTLLRMLAGLEDITDGTMYIKGECANSLPPKDRHLSMVFQNYALYPHLTVGENIVFGLKVRKVKKDEREKRLKEAAEMVGLIEYLKVKPGQLSGGQRQRVALARAIVSQTPICLMDEPLSNLDAKLRGQMRIEIREIQRRLGITMIYVTHDQIEAMTMGDRIMVLNNGEVQQIGTPLCIYNEPENEFVASFIGSPSMNIGKGTFIDNGVEIGDLHIPFYSNKRGGVKVGIRPEHIQLDENGQEVTIHSVEVLGYESIINFYMGESVWKAKVSSQVMLGKGDKIKIGFPLNKLYYFDAETSERILIQEMKEMVGV; encoded by the coding sequence TTGATTACATTAAATGAAATTTCAAAAGTGTATGCTAACTCACAGAAGAGGGCAGTAAATACGGTTTCTGCAACAATTGAAAAAGGAGAATTTTTCGTTCTTGTCGGTCCATCAGGTTGTGGAAAGAGTACGCTTCTTCGCATGTTAGCGGGTCTTGAAGACATTACAGATGGAACGATGTACATAAAAGGAGAGTGTGCGAACTCTTTGCCACCTAAAGATCGTCATCTCTCAATGGTATTTCAGAATTATGCTCTTTATCCTCATTTAACTGTAGGAGAAAATATTGTTTTTGGACTCAAAGTCCGAAAAGTCAAAAAGGATGAGCGAGAAAAAAGATTGAAAGAAGCTGCAGAAATGGTTGGATTAATAGAATACTTAAAGGTAAAGCCAGGGCAGCTTTCAGGTGGACAGCGTCAGCGTGTTGCCTTAGCTCGAGCTATCGTCAGCCAAACGCCTATTTGTCTTATGGATGAACCACTTTCTAACCTTGATGCTAAGCTTAGGGGGCAAATGAGAATTGAAATTAGAGAAATTCAACGGCGGCTTGGTATTACGATGATTTACGTTACACATGACCAAATTGAAGCAATGACAATGGGAGATAGAATCATGGTTTTAAACAATGGAGAAGTTCAGCAAATTGGAACGCCACTTTGTATTTATAATGAGCCCGAAAATGAATTTGTTGCTTCTTTCATTGGGTCACCCTCCATGAATATCGGAAAAGGAACTTTTATAGATAACGGGGTAGAAATAGGAGATCTCCATATTCCTTTTTATAGTAATAAGAGAGGGGGAGTAAAAGTAGGAATTCGCCCTGAACATATTCAACTAGATGAGAATGGGCAAGAAGTTACCATTCATTCTGTTGAGGTATTAGGTTACGAATCAATTATTAATTTTTATATGGGAGAGTCCGTTTGGAAAGCAAAAGTTTCTTCCCAAGTGATGTTAGGAAAAGGGGACAAAATAAAAATTGGTTTCCCTTTAAATAAACTTTATTACTTTGATGCAGAAACTTCAGAACGCATTCTTATACAAGAAATGAAGGAAATGGTGGGCGTGTAA
- a CDS encoding carbohydrate ABC transporter permease yields the protein MELARDIDQEPKSNKTSVRKSDLKVGLLFLAPSILLFSVFLFYPLVRTVYYSFHITDITGEQSVYVGLENYLFLFQDPVFYESLKATFLFVLYTVPTSIVAALFLALLSNEKLKGIGFFRVIFSSTMGISAAASAVIWLFLFHPSVGFFNNVLNSLNLPVVQWLINPDWALLSVSITTIWMNLGFSFLILLGGLQNIDQTLYESAAIDGAGYFTRLWRITLPSLSPTLFFITTITLINAFQSFGQIDILTGGGPNDATNLLVYSIYKEAFVNYHFGTASAQAIVLFVFIFVLTILQFKFAERKVHYQ from the coding sequence ATGGAACTTGCTAGAGATATAGATCAAGAACCAAAGTCTAACAAGACGTCAGTGAGAAAATCTGATTTAAAAGTAGGGCTTCTTTTTCTTGCTCCCTCTATTTTGCTGTTTTCTGTTTTTCTTTTTTATCCGCTTGTAAGAACCGTCTACTATAGCTTTCATATTACAGATATAACAGGAGAACAAAGCGTTTATGTAGGACTGGAAAATTATCTGTTTTTATTTCAAGACCCCGTCTTCTATGAGAGTTTGAAAGCTACTTTCTTATTTGTACTCTATACTGTGCCAACAAGCATTGTAGCAGCTCTTTTTCTTGCACTTCTCTCAAATGAAAAACTAAAAGGAATTGGTTTTTTTAGAGTGATTTTCTCCTCTACGATGGGCATATCAGCAGCGGCAAGTGCTGTTATTTGGCTGTTTTTATTTCATCCAAGCGTTGGCTTTTTTAACAACGTATTAAATTCACTAAACTTACCTGTTGTTCAGTGGCTTATCAATCCAGATTGGGCGCTTTTGTCTGTGTCTATCACAACAATATGGATGAACCTTGGGTTTTCATTTTTAATTTTACTAGGTGGTCTGCAAAATATTGATCAAACATTATATGAAAGTGCAGCTATTGATGGGGCTGGGTATTTTACTAGACTATGGCGCATTACTCTTCCATCCCTTTCCCCGACGCTCTTTTTCATTACAACCATTACGCTTATTAACGCATTTCAAAGCTTTGGGCAAATTGATATTTTAACAGGAGGAGGGCCAAATGATGCGACAAACTTACTTGTCTATTCCATTTATAAAGAAGCCTTTGTTAACTATCACTTTGGAACAGCAAGTGCACAGGCCATCGTACTTTTTGTCTTCATCTTCGTTCTTACCATTTTACAGTTCAAATTTGCTGAACGAAAGGTGCATTATCAATGA
- a CDS encoding carbohydrate ABC transporter permease yields MREKRSKKFIFYTLLIISALVIFFPIFYAVSVSFMSEGDVRARKLWPSNFTFSNYRSAFEQMPLLHYLKNSFIVSSVVMIGQLVLSSLAAYTFAFLQFKGRNVLFFIFISTMLIPWEATMIPNFLMVQGLGWTNSYVGLTIPFFATAFGIFLLRQHFLTVPYELREASLIEGLGHFGFLTKVVVPYCKTSFITLGVYSFLTTWNMYLWPLLVTSDDSARTVQIGMKQLRSQEVATDWGGVMAGATIIVIPTLILLFLGQKQLQQGLTKGAIK; encoded by the coding sequence ATGAGAGAGAAAAGGAGCAAGAAATTTATTTTTTATACACTATTAATTATTAGTGCTCTCGTTATCTTCTTTCCAATCTTCTATGCTGTTTCTGTGAGCTTTATGAGTGAGGGAGATGTAAGAGCGAGAAAATTGTGGCCGTCAAATTTTACATTTTCTAACTATAGAAGTGCTTTTGAACAAATGCCTCTTCTTCATTACCTAAAAAATAGTTTTATTGTTTCATCAGTTGTGATGATTGGTCAGCTTGTTTTATCAAGTCTAGCAGCTTATACATTTGCTTTTTTGCAGTTTAAAGGAAGAAATGTACTATTTTTTATCTTTATTTCTACAATGCTCATTCCTTGGGAAGCTACGATGATTCCGAACTTTCTTATGGTTCAAGGTCTTGGTTGGACGAACTCTTATGTTGGCTTAACTATTCCTTTTTTCGCAACAGCTTTTGGCATCTTTTTATTAAGGCAGCATTTTCTTACTGTTCCGTATGAACTTCGGGAGGCATCTTTGATTGAAGGATTGGGACACTTTGGTTTTTTAACGAAAGTCGTTGTGCCGTACTGTAAAACAAGTTTTATTACGCTTGGTGTATACAGTTTTCTTACAACATGGAACATGTATCTTTGGCCACTTCTTGTCACAAGCGATGATAGTGCAAGAACGGTTCAAATTGGAATGAAGCAGCTTCGCTCTCAAGAAGTTGCAACAGATTGGGGAGGTGTTATGGCAGGGGCTACGATTATTGTAATTCCAACGTTAATACTTTTGTTTTTAGGACAAAAACAGCTACAGCAAGGATTAACAAAAGGAGCTATTAAATAA
- a CDS encoding ABC transporter substrate-binding protein codes for MMLLKKGTAVLAAGFMAMSLAACSSNSSSGNASEKKEVAPVEKEGDKTVVRFWHAMGGDTQKVLDDIVQDYNESQDKYEIKAEFQGTYEESLTKFRSTKTSKTAPALVQSSEITTKYMIDSGKITPVQEWMDKDNYDTSQLEEAITNYYTVDDKMYSMPFNSSTPVLIYNKDAFKEAGLDPEKAPRTYSELQRAAKALTKKEGNSTKQYGFSMLNYGWFFEELLATQGGLYVDQENGREGTAEKATFQGKEGERIFNLLNDMNKEGSLGNYGTNWDDIRAAFQSKQVAMYLDSSAGVRNTIDTADFNVGVAYIPHPDEVDPEGVIIGGASLWMTNMVSDETQQGAWDFMKYLATKEVQAKWHTGTGYSSINPEAYEEELVKEQYKKYPQLRVTVEQLQSTKTSPATQGALISVLPESREAIVKALESMYEGKDPKQALKEAAEATERAMKLSNRTTQK; via the coding sequence ATGATGCTTTTGAAAAAAGGTACGGCCGTATTGGCGGCTGGATTTATGGCCATGAGCTTAGCGGCCTGTTCCTCTAATAGTAGCAGTGGAAATGCAAGTGAAAAAAAAGAGGTAGCTCCTGTTGAAAAAGAAGGAGATAAAACGGTTGTTAGGTTTTGGCATGCTATGGGTGGGGATACCCAAAAAGTATTAGATGATATCGTACAAGATTATAATGAATCACAAGATAAGTATGAGATTAAAGCAGAATTTCAAGGCACATATGAAGAATCTTTAACAAAGTTTAGAAGTACAAAAACATCTAAGACTGCTCCTGCTCTTGTCCAATCAAGTGAAATTACAACGAAATATATGATTGACAGTGGGAAGATTACCCCTGTGCAAGAGTGGATGGATAAAGATAATTACGACACATCTCAGCTAGAAGAAGCCATCACCAACTATTACACAGTGGACGATAAAATGTATTCGATGCCTTTTAACTCATCTACACCTGTTTTGATTTATAATAAAGACGCATTCAAAGAAGCTGGATTAGATCCTGAGAAAGCGCCGCGTACATATTCAGAATTACAAAGAGCAGCAAAAGCTTTAACAAAGAAAGAAGGAAATTCCACAAAGCAATACGGATTTTCAATGCTTAACTATGGATGGTTCTTCGAGGAACTTCTCGCAACGCAAGGCGGTCTTTACGTTGATCAAGAAAACGGTCGCGAGGGTACAGCAGAAAAAGCAACATTCCAAGGTAAAGAAGGGGAGCGTATTTTTAATTTATTAAATGATATGAATAAAGAAGGTTCTCTTGGAAACTATGGTACAAACTGGGATGATATTCGAGCAGCCTTTCAGTCAAAGCAGGTTGCGATGTATTTAGATTCTTCAGCGGGCGTACGGAATACTATTGATACAGCAGACTTTAACGTTGGTGTTGCTTATATTCCTCATCCTGATGAAGTAGATCCAGAAGGTGTGATTATTGGAGGAGCATCTCTATGGATGACAAATATGGTAAGTGATGAAACTCAGCAAGGAGCTTGGGATTTTATGAAGTATCTTGCTACAAAAGAAGTACAAGCAAAATGGCATACAGGAACAGGATATTCATCAATCAATCCTGAGGCTTATGAAGAAGAGCTTGTGAAAGAGCAGTATAAAAAATATCCACAGCTTCGAGTAACCGTTGAACAACTTCAATCAACAAAGACATCTCCTGCAACGCAAGGAGCGCTTATTTCAGTATTACCAGAGTCTCGTGAAGCCATTGTAAAAGCTTTAGAATCGATGTATGAAGGAAAAGATCCAAAACAAGCTCTTAAAGAAGCAGCAGAAGCAACCGAAAGAGCAATGAAGCTTTCAAATCGTACAACTCAAAAATAA
- a CDS encoding DUF4260 family protein yields the protein MIKKTLHLEALLFFLIVVWIYFYHFHFSLLWFLVLLLSPDFAAFGYLINKNVGSITYNLFHTYLFSVLCIILGNWIDNKLITMLGLIWTSHIAMDRVVGYGLKKKNSTKETHLQMLEQRT from the coding sequence TTGATTAAGAAAACCTTACATCTAGAAGCATTACTATTTTTCTTGATAGTAGTATGGATTTATTTTTATCATTTTCATTTTAGCTTACTTTGGTTTTTAGTCTTGCTTTTAAGTCCAGATTTTGCTGCTTTTGGTTATCTTATTAATAAGAATGTAGGATCTATTACTTATAACCTTTTTCATACATATCTCTTCTCTGTTTTATGTATTATTTTAGGGAACTGGATAGATAACAAATTAATAACTATGCTTGGACTAATTTGGACATCTCATATTGCTATGGACCGAGTAGTAGGCTACGGTTTAAAGAAGAAAAATTCGACAAAAGAAACACACTTACAAATGCTTGAACAAAGAACCTAA
- a CDS encoding MarR family transcriptional regulator — protein MEDLHREVVQAIECLIMTREKKVQNRQAIANKLAQDVSSADNKWTITQLHIVSLINRHKDVNNTFLANELKISKPAVSKAIHILIQYAIVIAHKNEGNNKETFYSLTSEGVKLATIHDKMHEITKEKYLKLLNKFSDSELKIIIRFLDEWAKQI, from the coding sequence ATGGAAGATCTTCATAGAGAAGTAGTTCAAGCCATTGAATGCTTAATAATGACTAGAGAAAAGAAAGTCCAAAATAGACAAGCAATTGCAAACAAGTTAGCTCAAGATGTAAGCAGTGCTGATAACAAGTGGACTATTACTCAATTGCATATTGTTTCTTTAATAAATAGGCACAAGGATGTAAATAATACTTTTCTTGCTAACGAACTTAAAATTTCAAAACCTGCAGTATCTAAGGCAATCCATATTCTTATCCAATATGCCATAGTTATAGCTCATAAAAATGAGGGCAATAATAAGGAAACCTTTTACTCCTTAACTAGTGAGGGAGTAAAATTAGCTACTATTCATGATAAGATGCACGAAATAACGAAGGAAAAATATTTAAAATTGCTTAATAAATTTTCAGATTCTGAATTGAAGATTATTATTAGGTTTTTAGATGAGTGGGCAAAACAGATCTAA
- a CDS encoding cytochrome P450, cyclodipeptide synthase-associated — MNTSVKAFSILSKQFHEDPYKHFAELRDSHPVYYEKEIDSYFISRYEDVRYVLQNTDIFTTKSLAKRAEPVMRGPVLAQMHGKEHTAKRKIVVKSFIGDALKRLIPLIKENAEVLLAPHLSRGKIDLVNDFGKTFAVYVTMDMLGLDKKDHKLIADWHSGVANFITSIQLSPEERAHSLHCSEQLANYLYPIIEERRKNPKSDLISILCQSEYEGVEMSDTNILALILNILLAATEPADKTLALLIYYLLNNPLQMQDVMENRSLLKQAIAETLRFKPPVQLIPRQLSQDAIIAGKTLSKGTTVFCMIGAANRDPKAFENPDVFNLHRPDLDVKTAFTGIARHVAFGSGIHNCVGAAFAGTEIEVVANIVLDKLKNMKLEDGFNYKENGLYTRGPVSLPLTFTPIKE, encoded by the coding sequence ATGAATACGTCAGTTAAAGCATTTAGTATTTTATCAAAGCAATTCCATGAAGATCCATACAAACATTTTGCGGAGCTTCGGGATTCACATCCTGTTTATTATGAAAAAGAGATTGATAGTTACTTTATTAGTAGGTATGAAGACGTAAGATACGTCTTGCAGAACACAGATATTTTCACAACTAAATCCTTAGCAAAACGTGCAGAACCTGTTATGCGAGGTCCTGTCCTTGCTCAAATGCATGGTAAGGAACATACGGCTAAGCGTAAAATTGTAGTAAAAAGCTTTATAGGAGATGCACTTAAACGACTAATTCCCTTAATTAAAGAAAATGCAGAAGTATTACTAGCACCACACTTAAGCAGGGGTAAAATAGATTTAGTTAATGATTTCGGAAAAACTTTTGCAGTGTATGTCACAATGGATATGCTAGGTCTAGACAAGAAAGATCATAAACTTATTGCTGATTGGCATAGTGGAGTAGCTAACTTTATCACTAGTATACAGTTATCACCTGAGGAGCGCGCCCATTCATTACATTGTAGTGAGCAATTAGCAAACTATCTTTATCCAATTATAGAAGAGCGTAGAAAGAATCCTAAATCGGATCTTATTTCAATATTGTGCCAGTCTGAATATGAAGGAGTAGAGATGTCCGATACAAATATCTTAGCACTCATTCTTAATATATTGTTAGCAGCTACAGAACCTGCAGACAAGACACTAGCCTTATTGATTTACTATCTACTAAATAATCCTTTACAGATGCAAGATGTGATGGAGAATCGTTCATTATTAAAACAGGCAATCGCAGAAACTCTGAGATTTAAGCCTCCAGTTCAACTTATACCAAGACAGTTATCTCAAGATGCTATTATAGCTGGGAAAACCTTATCTAAAGGAACGACAGTATTTTGTATGATTGGAGCTGCCAATCGAGATCCTAAAGCATTCGAAAATCCAGATGTCTTTAACCTTCATCGTCCAGATTTAGATGTTAAAACAGCTTTTACAGGTATTGCTCGACATGTAGCTTTTGGCTCTGGTATCCATAATTGTGTAGGTGCAGCTTTTGCAGGCACAGAAATTGAAGTAGTAGCTAACATTGTTTTAGATAAACTGAAAAATATGAAACTAGAAGATGGATTTAATTATAAAGAAAATGGTCTCTATACACGTGGCCCTGTCTCCCTTCCACTAACATTTACTCCAATTAAAGAATAA
- a CDS encoding tRNA-dependent cyclodipeptide synthase, translating into MTQVFLEKLATKLFNVHHLSKNCENIFNRKKHLLIGISPFNSRFSEEYIYRLIEWGTQEFKDVSVLLAGNEAANLLEALGTPRTKAERKVRKEVNRNRRFAERALAANGGNPESICTFSDFNTQPIYSEMRREIENAFLNQPNFRNACLEMSHAAILGRASGTNMDISSVSDEMLNTAVQYVLAELPFFIGAPDILGIEETVLAYHKPWKLGEQIKAEQFSIKMQKNQGYIVVDEVR; encoded by the coding sequence ATGACCCAGGTCTTTTTAGAGAAATTAGCTACAAAACTATTTAACGTCCATCATCTATCGAAAAATTGCGAAAATATTTTCAACAGAAAAAAGCATTTATTAATTGGGATTAGCCCTTTCAACAGCAGATTTTCAGAAGAATATATTTATCGACTAATTGAATGGGGAACTCAAGAGTTCAAGGATGTATCGGTCCTTTTAGCCGGAAATGAGGCTGCAAATCTCTTGGAAGCTTTAGGTACACCTAGAACTAAAGCTGAACGTAAGGTTAGAAAAGAAGTGAATCGTAATCGCCGGTTTGCTGAAAGAGCACTTGCCGCAAACGGTGGTAACCCGGAATCCATTTGTACTTTTTCTGACTTTAATACTCAACCTATATATTCTGAGATGCGTAGAGAAATAGAGAATGCCTTTTTAAATCAACCAAATTTTCGTAATGCCTGTTTAGAAATGTCACATGCAGCCATTTTAGGAAGAGCTTCTGGAACAAATATGGATATTTCATCGGTTAGTGATGAAATGTTAAATACTGCTGTTCAATATGTTTTAGCTGAGCTCCCATTCTTCATTGGGGCACCTGATATCTTAGGAATTGAAGAAACTGTACTTGCGTACCATAAACCATGGAAATTAGGCGAACAAATAAAAGCTGAACAATTTTCTATAAAAATGCAAAAAAATCAAGGATACATAGTTGTCGATGAAGTTCGATAA
- a CDS encoding MarR family transcriptional regulator, whose translation MSQLSKHLIYESYLQLLHLNEQKVDTVSQTFSHYLDEQEFNQLELLPSNMSSIHVIECIGHNEPINNIGIATKMNLSKANITKITRKLTKDELIKRFQLSDNKKEIYFKLTSRGKQVFALHEKLHNKKRDQFYELIDNFSDDKQKVILEFLGKMINQLTEE comes from the coding sequence ATGTCTCAATTATCGAAACATTTAATATATGAAAGCTATTTACAATTACTACACCTTAATGAACAAAAGGTTGACACAGTCTCCCAAACATTTTCTCATTATCTTGATGAGCAAGAATTTAATCAATTAGAACTATTGCCTAGTAATATGAGTAGTATCCATGTAATTGAATGTATAGGACATAATGAACCTATTAATAATATAGGAATAGCTACGAAAATGAATTTGTCAAAGGCGAATATTACCAAAATCACCCGTAAATTAACAAAAGATGAGCTAATTAAAAGATTTCAATTGTCTGATAATAAAAAGGAAATCTATTTTAAGCTTACATCGAGAGGAAAACAGGTATTTGCCCTTCATGAAAAATTACATAACAAAAAGAGAGACCAATTCTATGAATTAATAGATAACTTTTCAGATGATAAGCAAAAAGTAATATTAGAGTTCCTTGGAAAAATGATAAATCAGTTAACTGAAGAATAA
- a CDS encoding MFS transporter: MKYRNPKSSVVLYIVCVSAFFASLNQNIYSPIIPLIKDSFHVTTTMVNLTVSLFIFITAIMQIVYGTILDLKGSRFILFPCLILTVVASVGCAVTSNFTLFLIFRSLQALGTAAIPLIAAATITDLFDGNKRGSAMGTYQTLLSIAPAVAPILGGIIGEQYNYYGVFWILVGISVLLLIINILFFPKDQKKQKKNKGNTLKFYPIIIQDKIGSLLLSLSFLNFLVYFSILVYLPILLTDHYHLNLNVVGLLYLPMTISLIAGSLIFKYVQKNISLMKVFTFTNLIITLSIIGFGITHKVSLVPMSLSLLVYGIGIGILTPCYATILTNKFEQYRASAMGVFNFVRYIGMAIGPILSSLLLEVLQSKLVFTLFGVSFGIISFFAYLLVHRTENASKRNSTNKPSF; this comes from the coding sequence ATGAAATATCGGAATCCTAAATCTTCAGTTGTTTTGTATATAGTTTGTGTAAGTGCTTTTTTTGCATCTTTAAATCAAAATATTTATTCACCCATTATTCCTTTAATTAAAGATTCATTTCACGTAACAACAACAATGGTTAACTTAACGGTTTCGTTATTTATCTTTATCACGGCTATTATGCAAATCGTCTATGGTACAATTCTTGACTTAAAAGGAAGCCGTTTTATTCTCTTTCCATGTCTCATACTTACAGTAGTCGCTAGTGTTGGATGTGCGGTTACAAGTAACTTTACTTTATTTCTAATTTTTCGCTCTTTGCAAGCCCTTGGGACAGCAGCTATTCCATTAATTGCTGCTGCAACCATTACAGATCTTTTTGATGGAAATAAACGCGGAAGTGCTATGGGTACTTATCAAACTCTTTTATCCATTGCTCCTGCAGTAGCCCCAATTTTAGGGGGGATAATAGGTGAACAATATAATTATTATGGTGTGTTTTGGATACTAGTAGGTATATCTGTACTTTTACTTATTATTAATATTTTATTCTTTCCTAAAGATCAAAAGAAACAAAAGAAAAATAAGGGTAATACCCTTAAGTTTTACCCCATAATTATTCAAGATAAAATAGGGAGTTTATTATTGTCATTAAGCTTTTTAAACTTTCTAGTCTACTTCTCAATCTTGGTCTATCTGCCTATATTACTAACCGACCATTATCACTTAAATCTAAATGTTGTGGGTTTGCTTTACTTACCTATGACTATAAGTCTTATAGCTGGGAGTTTAATTTTTAAATATGTTCAAAAGAATATTTCTTTAATGAAAGTGTTTACGTTTACTAATCTTATTATCACTCTTAGTATTATCGGTTTTGGAATTACACATAAGGTTTCCTTAGTTCCCATGTCTCTAAGCTTATTAGTCTACGGAATAGGTATTGGAATTTTAACACCTTGTTACGCAACCATATTAACTAATAAATTTGAACAATATAGGGCTAGTGCTATGGGAGTATTTAACTTTGTAAGATATATAGGTATGGCTATAGGCCCTATCTTATCAAGTTTATTACTCGAAGTTTTACAAAGTAAGTTGGTATTTACATTATTCGGTGTTTCATTTGGTATTATAAGTTTTTTTGCGTACTTATTGGTCCATAGAACAGAAAACGCAAGTAAAAGAAATTCTACCAATAAACCTTCTTTTTAA
- a CDS encoding ArsI/CadI family heavy metal resistance metalloenzyme — MKYVHVGINVTNLESSIEFYQKVFGTEPVKVKDDYAKFLLDEPGLNFTLNVRDKVEGNQVNHFGFQVETQKEIESHKTRLEKEGFFAREEMDTTCCYAVQDKFWVTDPDGNEWEFFYTKSDSEVHKIENPSESNQTAPSNNSCC, encoded by the coding sequence GTGAAATATGTACATGTAGGAATTAATGTTACTAATTTAGAATCGTCTATCGAGTTTTATCAAAAAGTTTTTGGGACAGAGCCTGTGAAGGTGAAAGATGACTATGCTAAATTCTTATTGGATGAACCAGGATTGAATTTTACCTTAAATGTGCGTGACAAAGTTGAAGGAAATCAAGTTAATCATTTTGGTTTTCAAGTGGAAACACAGAAAGAAATTGAATCACATAAAACACGACTAGAGAAAGAAGGCTTCTTTGCTCGGGAGGAAATGGATACGACGTGCTGTTATGCTGTTCAAGATAAATTCTGGGTAACTGATCCTGACGGAAACGAATGGGAGTTTTTCTATACTAAATCAGACAGTGAAGTACACAAAATTGAAAACCCTTCGGAATCTAATCAAACAGCACCTTCTAACAACTCATGTTGTTAA
- a CDS encoding ArsR/SmtB family transcription factor: MKKTFEQYEKKFKALADQKRLEIMYELCQRGQTCVCDLTEHFEMAQSKLSYHLKILLDANLITKETKGTWSYYDLNDKEVNHVLSEELCCLFRKENTDSCSCS; encoded by the coding sequence ATGAAAAAAACCTTTGAACAATATGAAAAAAAATTTAAGGCACTTGCCGATCAAAAGAGACTAGAGATTATGTATGAACTTTGCCAACGAGGCCAGACCTGTGTATGTGATTTAACGGAACATTTTGAGATGGCACAATCCAAACTCTCTTATCATTTGAAGATCTTATTAGATGCCAACCTTATCACAAAAGAAACGAAGGGAACATGGAGTTACTATGATTTAAATGATAAAGAAGTCAATCATGTATTATCCGAAGAGCTTTGCTGTCTTTTTAGAAAAGAAAATACAGATAGCTGTTCATGCTCTTAA
- a CDS encoding ArsR/SmtB family transcription factor: protein MSVKTTIDMENAAQILKLLSDKRRLSMMRLLQHHECCVCELVEIYGTSQPAISQHLRKLRDSGVVKERRKGQWIFYSINKESEYYEFVSVILDRLPSQDQKLTDLENQGLRINCCE, encoded by the coding sequence ATGAGCGTAAAAACCACTATCGACATGGAGAATGCTGCTCAAATCCTAAAGTTATTATCAGACAAGAGAAGACTGTCAATGATGAGATTATTGCAGCACCATGAATGTTGTGTATGTGAATTAGTCGAAATCTATGGAACAAGTCAGCCAGCCATTAGCCAGCATTTACGAAAACTCCGAGATTCTGGGGTTGTAAAGGAAAGAAGAAAAGGTCAATGGATCTTTTACTCGATTAACAAGGAAAGTGAATATTATGAGTTTGTTTCTGTAATACTTGATAGATTACCAAGTCAAGATCAGAAGTTAACGGATTTAGAAAATCAAGGGTTGCGCATTAATTGTTGTGAATAG